A stretch of Anaeromyxobacter dehalogenans 2CP-1 DNA encodes these proteins:
- a CDS encoding IS66-like element ISAde1 family transposase, whose amino-acid sequence MGGDDHRCEWRERAEALEARLAQVEATLEKLQRHQFGARSEKMPPISEAIRDPAHAEAERIAAQQKRRENAEKKRQLVARKIVHEVREDQKSCPKCGGHEFTPLGEGKVTELYELVPARIERQLHVQKKVRCRCGETIITADGPAKVFDKTRFGPTFMAQVAVSKCADSLPLYRQAKAYRRTGVEVNDSTLGDLFHRTAELVDPLYERLLHLVAEKEIVLADETTHRVQAKGKTRTAWIWSFIARDEAERELIAYVFSRSRSGETPVRVLEGTIGKLLVDGYEGYNKVTLPGGRERAGCWAHARRKFFDAQSTATAAAKHAMELILELYKIERAALDADLLGTPEHLAMRQTRSRVVIDEIRAWLDAVQGRHPPRSPIGVAIGYALGQWNELTLFLTDPHLPIDNNASEGALRVCALGRKNFLFVGTDAAGENLAGLYSLIATCEANGINPVDYLADVLLRVQTHPASRIDELLPHNWTPPRPEPSA is encoded by the coding sequence ATGGGCGGCGACGATCATCGTTGCGAGTGGCGCGAGCGAGCCGAAGCGCTCGAGGCCCGGCTCGCGCAGGTCGAAGCGACGCTCGAGAAGCTGCAGCGCCACCAGTTCGGCGCGCGCTCCGAGAAGATGCCGCCGATCTCCGAGGCGATCCGCGATCCGGCGCACGCCGAGGCCGAGCGGATCGCCGCCCAGCAGAAGCGGCGTGAGAACGCCGAGAAGAAGCGGCAGCTCGTCGCTCGCAAGATCGTTCACGAGGTCCGCGAAGACCAGAAGTCGTGCCCGAAGTGCGGAGGCCACGAGTTCACGCCGCTCGGCGAAGGCAAGGTGACGGAGTTGTACGAGCTCGTCCCCGCGCGCATCGAGCGGCAGCTCCACGTGCAGAAGAAGGTCCGCTGCCGGTGCGGCGAGACCATCATCACCGCCGACGGGCCGGCGAAGGTGTTCGACAAGACGCGCTTCGGCCCGACGTTCATGGCGCAGGTGGCAGTCTCGAAGTGCGCCGACTCACTCCCGCTCTACCGCCAGGCGAAGGCGTACCGGCGCACCGGAGTCGAGGTGAACGACTCGACCCTCGGCGATCTCTTCCACCGAACCGCGGAGCTGGTGGACCCCCTCTACGAGCGGCTCCTGCATCTCGTCGCCGAGAAGGAGATCGTGCTCGCGGACGAGACGACGCATCGCGTGCAGGCGAAGGGGAAGACGCGCACCGCCTGGATCTGGAGCTTCATCGCGCGCGACGAAGCGGAGCGTGAGCTGATCGCGTACGTCTTCTCCCGCAGCCGATCGGGCGAGACTCCGGTCCGCGTGCTTGAAGGCACGATCGGCAAGCTGCTCGTCGACGGGTACGAGGGCTACAACAAGGTGACGCTGCCGGGCGGACGCGAACGCGCCGGCTGCTGGGCCCACGCTCGCAGGAAGTTCTTCGACGCCCAGTCGACCGCGACAGCGGCCGCCAAGCACGCGATGGAGCTCATCCTCGAGCTGTACAAGATCGAGCGCGCTGCGCTCGACGCGGATCTGCTCGGCACTCCGGAGCACCTCGCGATGCGGCAGACGCGCAGCCGCGTCGTCATCGACGAGATCAGGGCGTGGCTCGATGCCGTGCAGGGGCGGCATCCGCCACGCTCGCCGATCGGCGTCGCGATCGGTTACGCGCTTGGCCAGTGGAACGAGCTGACGCTCTTCCTCACCGATCCCCATCTACCCATCGACAACAACGCGAGCGAGGGCGCGCTGCGCGTCTGCGCCCTCGGACGGAAGAACTTCCTGTTTGTTGGAACGGACGCGGCGGGCGAGAACCTGGCCGGCCTGTACTCGCTCATCGCGACGTGCGAGGCGAACGGCATCAACCCGGTCGACTACCTCGCCGACGTCCTCCTCCGCGTGCAGACGCATCCGGCGTCGCGGATCGACGAGCTCCTGCCGCACAACTGGACGCCACCCAGACCCGAGCCGTCGGCCTGA
- the tnpB gene encoding IS66 family insertion sequence element accessory protein TnpB (TnpB, as the term is used for proteins encoded by IS66 family insertion elements, is considered an accessory protein, since TnpC, encoded by a neighboring gene, is a DDE family transposase.) — MITIPRSVRIYIGSTPIDMRKSIDGLHAIVQNELAKDAYSGHLFVFVSRRWDRVKILTWDKGGFVLVYKRLERGQFKLPHMDPSTMAVEIDATQLAMLLDGIDFGRVRRPEHWQPSQSDPQAARPMDKPAPA, encoded by the coding sequence GTGATCACCATCCCGCGCTCGGTGCGCATCTACATCGGCTCGACGCCGATCGACATGCGCAAGTCGATCGATGGCCTTCACGCGATCGTGCAGAACGAGCTCGCGAAGGACGCGTACTCGGGCCACCTGTTCGTCTTCGTCTCGCGGCGGTGGGACCGCGTGAAGATCCTGACGTGGGACAAGGGCGGGTTCGTCTTGGTGTACAAGCGGCTCGAGCGCGGGCAGTTCAAGCTGCCCCACATGGATCCATCGACGATGGCCGTCGAGATCGACGCGACACAGCTCGCGATGCTCCTCGACGGCATCGACTTCGGACGCGTCCGCCGGCCTGAGCACTGGCAGCCGTCCCAGTCGGATCCTCAGGCCGCTCGTCCCATGGACAAGCCCGCTCCGGCGTGA
- the tnpA gene encoding IS66 family insertion sequence element accessory protein TnpA — protein sequence MSDEILRASLAEDLMADQDRSRWTKLVADFESCDLPQREFATERGIPLSNLRYWIYRLRKESRPLVSQAPERSDQVPERRAAPEGSRLVPVRVVASAPKARQDTAAAVAADAALELLFPSGARLRFTAGTDLAYVRALAAALAS from the coding sequence ATGAGCGACGAGATCCTCCGCGCTTCTCTCGCGGAGGACCTCATGGCCGACCAGGACAGAAGCCGCTGGACCAAGCTCGTCGCCGACTTCGAGTCGTGCGATCTCCCGCAGCGCGAGTTCGCGACGGAGCGAGGAATCCCGCTCAGCAACTTGCGTTACTGGATCTACCGCCTGCGCAAAGAGTCGCGACCGCTCGTCTCGCAGGCGCCGGAGCGCTCAGATCAAGTACCTGAGCGTCGCGCCGCTCCAGAGGGCTCGCGTCTCGTGCCGGTGCGCGTGGTAGCGTCCGCGCCTAAGGCGCGGCAAGACACGGCCGCAGCGGTCGCCGCGGACGCCGCCCTGGAGCTGCTCTTCCCGTCCGGTGCCCGCCTCCGCTTCACCGCCGGCACCGACCTCGCGTACGTCCGCGCCCTCGCCGCTGCGCTCGCGTCGTGA